Proteins encoded by one window of Rutidosis leptorrhynchoides isolate AG116_Rl617_1_P2 chromosome 7, CSIRO_AGI_Rlap_v1, whole genome shotgun sequence:
- the LOC139858416 gene encoding F-box protein CPR1-like — protein MSDSANQMCALNQLPHDLIESILPLLPPKSLGRFKSVSKGWNSLISSPSFIKSHILNYTKNNPNLNPTHLILVSEDCESLYSLELAQLNTLTTVTAKSLNFQVPMFQILGSCNGLLLCYDFDYNLCLVNPIARMTFEVPESGRERHNDLYGFGYDSSTDDYKVISISRMSDSNSDSYSIFVSVYSLRNNSWNMSLSNLPYYVDCPELSRVPLLNNNLHWLVTTRQLKDTIFVFSLADEKFHEIGLPDSTNYVQWDFSELRVLDGKLVVVMRAKTYASEWINELWVMEEYGVPESWTKRCVLEEDMRTEFEFFAQVSNRDILLATKCMDEISISKYDMDEKRFTSITVEGCQEEFLVYGTYVETLESLERFR, from the coding sequence ATGTCGGACTCAGCTAACCAAATGTGTGCCCTAAACCAGCTTCCACATGATCTAATTGAATCAATTCTTCCTCTTCTACCACCCAAATCTCTAGGTCGTTTCAAATCGGTTTCAAAAGGATGGAACTCACTGATTTCCAGTCCCAGTTTTATCAAATCCCACATTCTTAACTACACCAAAAACAACCCCAATCTTAACCCCACTCACCTGATTTTAGTTTCGGAAGATTGTGAGTCTCTCTACTCTCTGGAACTAGCACAACTTAATACCCTAACCACAGTAACCGCTAAAAGCCTGAATTTTCAGGTACCAATGTTTCAGATTCTAGGGTCTTGCAACGGACTTCTTTTATGCTATGATTTTGATTATAACCTTTGTTTAGTAAATCCAATCGCACGAATGACCTTTGAAGTTCCAGAATCTGGTAGAGAACGTCACAATGATTTGTATGGATTTGGTTATGATTCTTCTACTGATGATTATAAAGTAATCTCCATTTCTCGTATGAGCGATTCTAATTCTGATTCTTACAGCATATTTGTAAGCGTGTATAGTCTACGCAACAATTCCTGGAACATGTCATTGTCTAATTTACCTTACTATGTTGATTGTCCTGAACTTTCAAGGGTACCACTTTTAAACAATAATCTTCACTGGTTAGTCACAACTAGACAATTAAAAGATACTATTTTTGTATTTAGCTTAGCGGATGAAAAATTTCATGAGATTGGGTTACCTGATTCAACTAATTATGTTCAATGGGATTTTTCTGAGCTCCGTGTTCTTGATGGGAAATTAGTTGTTGTTATGCGTGCTAAAACTTATGCTTCTGAATGGATTAATGAATTATGGGTGATGGAGGAGTATGGGGTTCCCGAGTCTTGGACTAAACGTTGTGTTCTTGAAGAAGATATGAGGACAGAATTTGAATTCTTTGCTCAAGTTAGTAATCGGGATATTTTGTTGGCCACAAAGTGTATGGATGAAATTTCTATTTCTAAATACGATATGGATGAAAAAAGATTCACAAGTATAACAGTTGAAGGGTGCCAAGAAGAATTCTTAGTGTATGGTACGTATGTTGAAACTCTTGAATCGCTTGAACGTTTCCGTTAG